In Candidatus Anaeroferrophillus wilburensis, the genomic stretch AGGGAAAACAGTAGCCTTGCTGAAATGTTTTTTTGATCTCCCGGCCGCAGGCAATACAGTTGATCCGGCCAGTATGGCGGATGGCAAGTTCCCGGCCGATATGCGGATTAAGTTCCACCATCGCCGCCCCCACCGGCAGTTGGTAAACCACCGGCCGCTCCAGGCGAGCCGACATTTTGCGCAAATTTCCGGCAACAACCGCCATCGCTCCCTCTCTTTCTATCATGATTCGCTGGACACCAGCGGCTACTTTCTGCCTTTTCCCTCTGAAAGTCAAGCATCCAAGTACATTATGAATAAATTACGAAGAGCATTAGGAATTCATTTCCCACTTGACAATCAACCTTGATCATCGTATGGATTAAAACACTGTCTCAATTTCGTTGACTTTCGAAAAAGGCTCGCAATCCAGATATCTTTAAAGGAGGAAACCATGCTCAATCTGGCCACCATCTTTGACTACAGTGTGCAGGAATATCCGGACAAAACTGCCGTTATCTTCGGTAAGCAGAAGCTTTCTTTCAGCCAGCTCAATGCATTCTGCAACAAGATTGCCAACGGCTTGATCAAAGCCGGCGTTGGCAGGGGTGACAAGGTCGCCCTCAGCTGCCCAAACCTGCCCTACTTCCCCATGGTCTACTATGCCATTCTTAAGACCGGTGCCGCCGTCGTCCCCCTGAACGTCCTGCTGAAAAGCCGGGAAATCGCCTACCATCTTGAAGACAGTGATGCCAAGGCCTTTTTCTGCTTCCAGGGATCGCCCGAACTTCCCATGGGCGAAGAAGGCTTCAAAGCCTTTCAGATCACCGACAGCTGTGAGCATTTCTGGCTGATGACCGCCGATCCGGCGGCACCCTCGCCGATTGCCGGCGCCGAAACCATGGGTATGATGATGGGATCCCAGGGAGCTGAATTCGACACGGTGGCCACCGACCCTGACGACACGGCGGTAATCCTCTACACCTCCGGGACCACCGGCTTCCCCAAAGGGGCGGAGCTCTCCCATTCCAACGTAACCATGAACGCCCTTTGCTGCCGGGACATCCTGAAACTCAACCATGATGACACCCATGTTCTGGTGCTGCCCCTCTTCCATTCCTTCGGCCAGACGGTTCTCATGAACGGCGGCTTCACCATGGGCAACACCATGGTCCTCATCCCCCGCTTTACCCCCGAAGCGGTCTTCAGTGCCATCCAACATGATAAAGCCACCGTTTTCGCCGGTGTACCCACCATGTACTGGGCCCTCCTCCATTATGATGACAAAGACAACCAGTTTGATTTCGACCAGATCAGCAAGAACCTGCGGATCGGGGTTTCCGGCGGCGCCTCCCTGCCTCTGGAAATCCTCCAGGGAATTCAAAAGAAGTATGATATTCCCATCCTTGAAGGCTACGGTCTGTCAGAGTCGTCACCGGTGGCAACGTTCAACCAGATGCATAAACCCTGCAAACCCGGGTCGGTGGGCTTT encodes the following:
- a CDS encoding AMP-binding protein, with translation MLNLATIFDYSVQEYPDKTAVIFGKQKLSFSQLNAFCNKIANGLIKAGVGRGDKVALSCPNLPYFPMVYYAILKTGAAVVPLNVLLKSREIAYHLEDSDAKAFFCFQGSPELPMGEEGFKAFQITDSCEHFWLMTADPAAPSPIAGAETMGMMMGSQGAEFDTVATDPDDTAVILYTSGTTGFPKGAELSHSNVTMNALCCRDILKLNHDDTHVLVLPLFHSFGQTVLMNGGFTMGNTMVLIPRFTPEAVFSAIQHDKATVFAGVPTMYWALLHYDDKDNQFDFDQISKNLRIGVSGGASLPLEILQGIQKKYDIPILEGYGLSESSPVATFNQMHKPCKPGSVGFPLWGVEVKVFNEQNQEVPVGEVGEIVIRGHNVMKGYYNKPEATEAAFKGTSWLHTGDLGTMDEDGFFYIVDRVKDMIIRGGFN